A single region of the Pseudomonas sp. VD-NE ins genome encodes:
- a CDS encoding TrkH family potassium uptake protein — translation MALPTLRIIGFIIGIFLITLAVAMVVPMATLVIFERTNDLPSFLWASMITFVAGLALVIPGRPEHIHLRPRDMYLLTVSSWLVVCIFAALPFLLTQHISYTDSFFESMSGITATGSTVLNGLDNMSPGILMWRSLLHWIGGIGFIGMAVAILPLLRIGGMRLFQTESSDRSEKVMPRSHMVARLIVAAYVGITILGSLAFWWAGMSPFDAINHAMSAISTGGFSTSDQSLAKWTQPAVHWVAVVIMILGSLPFTLYVATLRGNRKALIKDQQVQGLLGMLLVTWLVLGTWYWWTTNLHWLDALRHVALNVTSVVTTTGFALGDYSLWGNFSLMLFFYLGFVGGCSGSTAGGIKIFRFQVAYILLKANLNQLIHPRAVIKQKYNGHRLDEEIVRSILTFSFFFAITICVIALLLSLLGVDWMTALTGAASTVSGVGPGLGETIGPAGNFATLPDAAKWILSFGMLLGRLEIITVFVLCIPAFWRH, via the coding sequence ATGGCGTTGCCGACCTTACGGATCATTGGTTTTATCATCGGCATCTTCCTGATCACCCTGGCTGTCGCCATGGTCGTGCCCATGGCCACCCTGGTGATTTTCGAGCGCACCAACGACCTGCCGTCGTTCCTCTGGGCGAGCATGATCACCTTCGTCGCCGGCCTCGCGCTGGTGATCCCCGGCCGCCCGGAACACATTCATCTGCGCCCGCGCGACATGTACCTGCTGACGGTCAGCAGTTGGCTGGTGGTGTGCATTTTTGCCGCGCTGCCGTTTCTGCTGACCCAGCACATCAGCTACACCGACTCGTTCTTCGAAAGCATGTCGGGCATCACCGCGACCGGCTCGACGGTGCTCAACGGCCTCGACAACATGTCCCCCGGCATTCTGATGTGGCGCTCACTGCTGCACTGGATCGGCGGCATCGGTTTTATCGGCATGGCGGTAGCGATTCTGCCGCTATTGCGCATCGGTGGCATGCGCCTGTTCCAGACCGAATCCTCGGACCGCTCGGAAAAGGTCATGCCGCGTTCGCACATGGTGGCGCGGTTGATCGTGGCGGCTTACGTCGGCATTACCATTCTTGGTAGCCTGGCGTTCTGGTGGGCCGGGATGAGTCCGTTCGACGCGATCAACCACGCGATGTCGGCGATTTCCACTGGCGGGTTCTCGACCTCCGATCAATCCCTGGCCAAGTGGACGCAACCGGCGGTGCACTGGGTCGCGGTGGTTATCATGATTCTCGGCAGCCTGCCGTTCACCCTGTACGTGGCGACATTGCGCGGCAACCGCAAGGCGTTGATCAAGGATCAGCAGGTGCAGGGTTTGCTCGGCATGTTGCTGGTGACCTGGCTGGTGCTCGGCACCTGGTACTGGTGGACAACCAATCTGCATTGGCTCGACGCGCTGCGCCACGTGGCGCTGAACGTGACGTCGGTGGTCACCACCACCGGTTTCGCCCTCGGCGACTACAGCCTGTGGGGCAACTTCTCGCTGATGCTGTTTTTCTATCTGGGCTTTGTCGGTGGCTGCTCCGGGTCGACGGCGGGCGGGATCAAGATCTTCCGTTTCCAGGTCGCCTATATCCTGCTCAAGGCCAACCTTAATCAACTGATTCACCCGCGCGCGGTGATCAAGCAGAAGTACAACGGTCACCGCCTCGACGAAGAGATCGTGCGCTCGATTCTGACTTTTTCGTTCTTCTTCGCCATCACCATCTGCGTGATCGCCCTGCTGCTGTCGCTGCTCGGTGTCGACTGGATGACCGCGCTGACCGGCGCTGCCAGCACCGTTTCCGGCGTCGGCCCAGGCCTTGGCGAAACCATCGGCCCGGCGGGCAACTTCGCTACCTTGCCGGACGCGGCGAAGTGGATCCTGTCGTTCGGCATGCTGCTCGGCCGACTGGAGATCATTACGGTGTTTGTGCTGTGTATTCCGGCCTTTTGGCGTCACTGA
- a CDS encoding nitroreductase family protein, translated as MQALDALLNRVSVPRLVEPAPTAEQREALFGAALRAPDHGHLQPYRFLTVEGTAREQMGELLAEAAQQQEGEVTEAMIDKARNGPLRAPLVVVVIAKLQEHVKYPKAEQLLAAGCAAHGILLAAYAQGIGAVWRTGDLAYSQHVAKGLGLADGEEVIAFLYLGTPQKEPRVADKVDLTEFVSAWPGKA; from the coding sequence ATGCAGGCTCTCGACGCGTTGCTCAACCGTGTTTCCGTTCCACGACTGGTCGAACCGGCCCCCACTGCCGAGCAGCGCGAAGCCCTGTTTGGCGCCGCATTGCGCGCGCCGGATCACGGGCATTTGCAGCCGTATCGTTTTCTGACCGTCGAAGGCACAGCGCGCGAGCAAATGGGCGAGTTGCTGGCCGAGGCTGCGCAGCAGCAGGAAGGTGAAGTCACCGAAGCGATGATCGACAAGGCCCGTAACGGTCCGCTGCGGGCGCCGCTGGTGGTTGTGGTGATCGCCAAATTGCAGGAACACGTTAAATATCCGAAGGCCGAGCAGTTGTTGGCGGCCGGGTGTGCGGCGCACGGGATTTTGCTGGCGGCGTATGCGCAGGGGATTGGTGCGGTTTGGCGTACGGGGGATCTGGCTTATTCGCAGCATGTGGCGAAAGGCTTGGGGCTGGCGGACGGTGAAGAGGTGATTGCGTTCCTGTACCTCGGCACGCCGCAGAAAGAGCCGCGTGTGGCAGATAAAGTTGACCTGACCGAGTTCGTCAGCGCCTGGCCCGGTAAGGCGTAA
- a CDS encoding HD domain-containing protein has protein sequence MNANARFTHMKDGTQEDWAIIAADFSAYAKQLPSRILAHLKLLEGDFGGFPVDRLTHSLQTATRAFRDGRDEEYVVCALLHDIGDTLGSYNHPDIAAAILKPFVSAENLWMVEKHGVFQGYYFFHHLGMDRHLREQFAGHPQYQATAEFCAKYDAAAFDPEYDTLPLSFFEPMMERLFAQPKNSIYKAAMEEHTTA, from the coding sequence ATGAATGCCAATGCCCGCTTCACCCATATGAAGGACGGTACGCAGGAAGACTGGGCGATCATCGCCGCCGACTTCAGCGCCTACGCCAAGCAATTGCCGTCGCGAATCCTGGCGCACCTGAAACTGCTGGAAGGCGATTTCGGCGGTTTTCCGGTGGATCGCCTGACCCACTCACTGCAGACCGCCACCCGCGCCTTTCGTGACGGACGCGACGAGGAATACGTGGTGTGCGCGTTGCTGCATGACATTGGCGACACCCTGGGCTCGTATAACCATCCGGACATTGCTGCGGCGATTTTAAAGCCGTTCGTCAGTGCCGAGAATCTGTGGATGGTCGAGAAGCATGGGGTGTTTCAGGGTTACTACTTCTTTCATCATCTGGGCATGGATCGGCATCTGCGCGAGCAGTTCGCCGGTCATCCGCAGTATCAGGCGACCGCCGAGTTCTGTGCCAAATACGATGCGGCGGCGTTTGATCCGGAGTACGACACACTGCCATTGAGTTTCTTCGAGCCGATGATGGAGCGGTTGTTTGCACAGCCGAAGAACTCGATTTACAAAGCCGCAATGGAAGAACACACCACCGCTTGA
- a CDS encoding AraC family transcriptional regulator, which yields MSERTTSASWAMGIVKALEMDGLDCRVLFKQLGLDYAALDDPDARFPQDSMTRLWQRAVELSGNPAIGLNMGKVVRPASFHVAGYALMSSNTLAEGFQRLVRYQRIIAESADLSFRLLDEGYALILTVHGDHLPPTRQSAEASLACALGLCGWLSGRTLHPVKVLVQGAEPDDLEPYKQAFHAPLMFNAPYDALIFERADMEAPLPTANEAMALLHDRFAGEYLARFSESRVTHKARQVLCRLLPQGEPKRDTVAQTLHLSQRTLQRRLQEEGTSFQQLLDDTRRELAEQYLAQPSMTLLEIAYLLGFADPSNFFRAFRRWFDTTPGDYRTRLLQAPNAVSDAKRPEYTAQTP from the coding sequence ATGAGCGAACGAACGACTTCTGCAAGCTGGGCGATGGGGATTGTCAAAGCATTGGAGATGGACGGCCTGGATTGCCGGGTTCTGTTCAAGCAACTGGGGCTCGACTACGCGGCTCTGGATGATCCGGATGCGCGCTTCCCGCAAGATTCCATGACCCGACTCTGGCAACGGGCGGTCGAGCTGTCCGGTAACCCGGCGATCGGCCTGAATATGGGCAAAGTGGTGCGACCGGCGTCGTTTCATGTCGCTGGCTACGCGTTGATGTCGAGTAATACCTTGGCCGAGGGCTTTCAACGATTGGTGCGTTATCAGCGCATCATCGCCGAGAGCGCCGACCTGAGTTTCCGCTTACTCGACGAAGGTTATGCGCTGATTCTGACCGTGCACGGCGACCATCTGCCGCCGACCCGGCAGAGCGCCGAAGCCTCGCTGGCCTGTGCGCTGGGCCTGTGCGGCTGGTTGAGCGGGCGCACGCTGCATCCGGTCAAAGTCTTGGTGCAGGGCGCTGAGCCGGATGACCTGGAACCCTATAAACAAGCTTTCCACGCACCGCTGATGTTCAACGCACCTTACGATGCGCTGATCTTCGAGCGTGCCGACATGGAAGCGCCGCTGCCCACCGCCAACGAGGCGATGGCGCTGCTGCACGACCGCTTTGCCGGGGAGTATCTGGCGCGATTTTCGGAAAGCCGCGTGACCCACAAGGCGCGGCAGGTGTTGTGCCGGTTGCTGCCGCAAGGTGAGCCGAAGCGCGATACCGTGGCGCAGACCCTGCATTTGTCGCAGCGTACTTTGCAGCGTCGCTTGCAGGAGGAGGGCACGAGTTTTCAGCAACTGCTCGACGACACCCGCCGTGAACTGGCCGAGCAGTATCTGGCGCAACCGAGCATGACCTTGCTGGAAATCGCTTATCTGTTGGGTTTCGCCGATCCGAGCAACTTCTTTCGCGCGTTCCGCCGCTGGTTTGATACCACGCCCGGCGATTACCGGACGCGGTTGTTGCAGGCGCCGAACGCGGTCAGTGACGCCAAAAGGCCGGAATACACAGCACAAACACCGTAA
- a CDS encoding UDP-2,3-diacylglucosamine diphosphatase yields the protein MTSAELARPSRKQRVRTLWISDVHLGTRDCQAEHLSQFLKGYHADKIYLVGDIIDGWKLRGGMYWPQAHTNVIRRLLTMSKRGTEVIYVTGNHDEFLRRYSKLILGNIQLVDEAVHVTADGRHLLVIHGDQFDVITRYHRWLAFLGDSAYEFTLTLNRWLNHWRARYGYGYWSLSAYLKHKVKTAVSFISDFEEAIAHECVKRELHGVVCGHIHHAEIRKVGEVDYLNCGDWVESCTALIEHWDGTIELYRLADAQAREAELKAAKVAELA from the coding sequence ATGACCAGCGCCGAGCTCGCCCGACCCAGTCGCAAACAACGGGTGCGAACCCTGTGGATCTCCGACGTGCACCTGGGCACGCGAGATTGTCAGGCCGAGCACTTGTCGCAATTTCTCAAGGGCTATCACGCTGACAAGATTTACCTGGTCGGCGACATCATTGACGGCTGGAAACTGCGCGGCGGCATGTACTGGCCGCAGGCGCATACCAACGTGATCCGCCGCTTGCTGACCATGAGCAAGCGCGGCACAGAAGTGATCTACGTCACCGGCAACCACGACGAATTCCTGCGGCGGTATTCGAAGCTTATTCTGGGCAATATCCAGTTGGTCGACGAGGCGGTGCACGTCACAGCGGATGGCCGGCATCTGCTGGTGATTCACGGCGATCAGTTCGACGTCATCACCCGCTATCACCGCTGGCTGGCCTTCCTCGGCGACTCCGCCTACGAATTCACCCTGACCCTCAATCGCTGGCTCAACCATTGGCGTGCGCGCTATGGCTACGGCTATTGGTCGCTGTCGGCGTACCTGAAACACAAGGTGAAAACCGCGGTGAGTTTCATCAGCGACTTTGAAGAAGCCATTGCCCATGAATGCGTGAAGCGCGAGTTGCATGGCGTGGTGTGCGGGCACATTCACCATGCCGAGATCCGCAAGGTCGGGGAGGTGGATTACCTCAATTGCGGCGATTGGGTGGAGTCGTGCACGGCGTTGATCGAGCACTGGGATGGCACGATCGAGTTGTATCGGCTGGCGGATGCGCAGGCGCGGGAGGCAGAACTCAAGGCTGCCAAAGTCGCCGAACTCGCCTGA
- a CDS encoding DUF962 domain-containing protein, whose translation MENIKHFNSFAEFYPYYLSEHSDSTCRRLHFIGTTLVIFIMAMTIAKGAWLLLLALPLAGYSFAWIGHFFFEKNRPATFQHPLYSLLGDFVMYRDMILGRVAF comes from the coding sequence GTGGAAAACATCAAGCATTTCAACAGCTTCGCTGAGTTCTATCCGTATTACCTCAGCGAACACAGCGACAGCACCTGCCGGCGCCTGCATTTCATCGGCACCACACTGGTCATTTTCATTATGGCGATGACCATCGCCAAGGGCGCCTGGCTGCTGTTATTGGCCTTGCCGCTGGCCGGTTACAGCTTCGCCTGGATCGGGCACTTCTTCTTTGAAAAGAACCGACCGGCGACCTTTCAGCATCCGCTGTACAGCCTGCTCGGCGACTTCGTCATGTACCGCGACATGATTCTGGGTCGCGTGGCGTTCTGA
- a CDS encoding HAMP domain-containing sensor histidine kinase, with amino-acid sequence MRSLFWRILASFWLAIALVAGLSILLGHMLNQDAWILSRHPGLNTLASEWTQSYEAQGEEAAQDILEQRKRQYHIDVQVLNESGDPVVRGTFPRRAAAFEARQNNDDRRLPWRRLTDEFTSEKTGDTYLFIYRIPHPELDAWHRESLLWPLSALGIALVVLTLFSLLVTFSITRPLSRLRGAVHDLGQTTYQQNSLAKLANRRDEFGVLATDFNRMGARLQSLIGSQRQLLRDVSHELRSPLARLRIALALAERANPEEREKLWPRLTRECDRLEALISEILVLARVDADNASAEDVDLNALLGTLQKDAKLASPEQIVRFEAEPQLNLKGWPTMIERAVDNLLRNAQRFNPEGQVIEMQASRQGEKIIVSVRDHGPGVQAEHLSQLGEPFYRAPGQTAAGHGLGLAIARRAAERHGGSLTLANHPQGGFVASLELPLVPGAVVQP; translated from the coding sequence GTGCGTTCATTGTTCTGGCGTATTCTCGCGAGCTTCTGGCTGGCCATCGCGCTGGTGGCCGGGCTGTCCATTCTGCTCGGGCACATGCTCAATCAGGACGCGTGGATCCTCAGCCGCCATCCGGGCCTCAACACCCTCGCCAGCGAGTGGACGCAATCCTACGAAGCCCAGGGCGAAGAAGCCGCTCAGGACATCCTCGAACAACGCAAACGCCAATATCACATCGATGTTCAGGTGCTCAACGAAAGCGGCGATCCGGTGGTACGCGGGACCTTCCCGCGTCGCGCCGCCGCCTTCGAAGCGCGGCAGAACAACGATGACCGACGTCTGCCATGGCGACGTCTGACCGACGAATTCACCAGTGAAAAAACCGGCGACACCTACCTGTTCATCTACCGCATCCCACACCCGGAACTCGACGCCTGGCACCGCGAAAGCCTGCTCTGGCCGCTGAGTGCGCTGGGCATCGCGTTGGTGGTGCTGACCTTGTTCAGTCTGTTGGTGACCTTCTCCATCACCCGCCCGCTCAGCCGTTTGCGCGGCGCGGTGCATGATCTCGGGCAGACCACTTATCAGCAGAACAGCCTGGCGAAACTGGCCAACCGTCGCGATGAATTCGGCGTACTCGCCACCGATTTCAACCGCATGGGCGCACGCCTGCAGAGCCTGATTGGCAGCCAGCGGCAGTTGTTGCGCGACGTGTCTCACGAATTGCGCTCACCGTTGGCGCGACTGCGCATTGCGTTGGCGCTGGCAGAGCGGGCGAATCCTGAAGAACGCGAGAAACTCTGGCCACGACTGACCCGCGAGTGCGATCGGCTGGAAGCGTTGATCAGTGAAATTCTGGTGCTGGCACGCGTCGATGCCGACAACGCCAGCGCTGAAGACGTGGATTTGAATGCACTTCTCGGCACGCTACAGAAAGACGCGAAACTTGCATCGCCCGAGCAGATTGTCCGTTTCGAGGCCGAACCGCAGCTGAACCTCAAGGGCTGGCCGACCATGATCGAGCGCGCCGTCGATAACCTGTTGCGCAATGCCCAGCGCTTCAACCCGGAAGGTCAAGTGATTGAGATGCAGGCTTCACGTCAGGGTGAAAAAATCATCGTGAGCGTGCGCGACCACGGGCCGGGCGTGCAGGCTGAACATTTGAGCCAGTTGGGCGAGCCATTTTACCGGGCGCCGGGGCAGACAGCGGCGGGGCATGGTTTGGGGCTGGCGATTGCGCGAAGGGCGGCGGAGCGGCATGGCGGGAGTTTGACGTTGGCCAATCATCCGCAGGGCGGGTTTGTTGCGAGTCTGGAATTGCCGCTTGTACCCGGCGCCGTCGTCCAACCCTAA
- a CDS encoding Spy/CpxP family protein refolding chaperone: MRKTLIALMFAAALPTVAMAMPQDGGPMGGPLDGPRHGGQMHGMHGKGPYSQLDLSREQREQIRKIMGEQMHERKQVVDKYLEKLSPADQKAMKDEMAANHKKAETDVRAVLKPDQQKKFDEIQKKQAERRAEWAEFKAWKAQQAQKAQ; encoded by the coding sequence ATGCGCAAGACTCTTATCGCTCTGATGTTCGCTGCCGCTCTGCCAACCGTCGCCATGGCCATGCCGCAAGACGGCGGCCCGATGGGTGGTCCGCTCGACGGCCCACGCCACGGCGGTCAGATGCACGGCATGCACGGCAAAGGCCCGTACAGCCAACTCGACCTGTCCCGCGAACAGCGTGAGCAGATCCGCAAGATCATGGGCGAGCAGATGCACGAGCGTAAGCAAGTGGTCGACAAGTACCTGGAAAAACTCTCGCCGGCTGACCAGAAAGCCATGAAAGACGAGATGGCGGCCAACCACAAGAAAGCCGAGACGGATGTTCGCGCCGTGTTGAAACCGGATCAACAGAAGAAATTCGACGAGATCCAGAAGAAACAGGCCGAGCGTCGCGCCGAATGGGCCGAGTTCAAGGCGTGGAAAGCGCAGCAGGCGCAAAAGGCGCAATAA
- a CDS encoding AraC family transcriptional regulator — protein MRPILTLRQYTHDLIVHSHEHAQLVFGLSGALDFEVEGCGSQVRQQSFVVIPSGAHHACGSPDGSRCLVLDIPEGPWLTDSLGEHAEASHRLLDQPARLSLDSGQSQLVSWLANSPVSDPLIAQQGAVLLLASLNHAHPAELAARRLPYAALDAHIEQYAAYPLQVADLARVAGLSNARLHTRFMAECGQTPMDYIRSRRLHLAVQMLRDTALPIGEIASRVGYSSQSAFSAAVLREFGSSPGQLRRDSRDKRR, from the coding sequence ATGCGACCGATCCTCACCCTGCGCCAGTACACCCACGATTTGATCGTCCACAGCCACGAGCACGCGCAATTGGTGTTCGGGTTGTCCGGTGCGCTGGATTTCGAGGTCGAAGGCTGTGGCAGTCAGGTGCGCCAGCAGAGTTTTGTGGTGATTCCGTCCGGTGCGCATCATGCCTGCGGCAGTCCCGACGGCAGCCGCTGTCTGGTGCTCGATATCCCTGAAGGGCCATGGCTGACGGATTCGCTCGGCGAGCATGCCGAGGCCAGTCACCGCTTGCTTGATCAGCCTGCGCGCCTGTCACTCGACTCAGGTCAAAGCCAATTAGTCAGTTGGCTGGCAAACAGTCCGGTCAGCGATCCATTGATCGCCCAGCAAGGTGCGGTGTTGCTGCTGGCCAGCCTCAATCACGCGCATCCTGCCGAACTCGCCGCCCGCCGCTTGCCCTATGCCGCGCTGGATGCGCACATCGAGCAATACGCCGCTTACCCTCTGCAAGTCGCCGATCTGGCACGGGTCGCCGGATTGTCCAATGCGCGCCTGCATACACGGTTCATGGCCGAATGCGGGCAGACACCGATGGATTACATCCGCAGTCGGCGTCTGCATCTGGCGGTGCAAATGCTGCGCGACACCGCACTGCCGATTGGCGAGATTGCCAGTCGCGTCGGCTACAGCTCGCAGAGTGCCTTCTCGGCCGCCGTCCTGCGGGAGTTCGGTTCGTCACCCGGACAGCTTCGGCGCGATTCCCGCGATAAAAGACGATAG